TCAGGCATCGGTCCAAAGACACATTCTAAATAACTTTCATTGCTTGAGTAAGGCGATGGAAAACTTGGGCAAGCTCTTTCCCGAACAATCAGTGGCTGAACAGAGTAATAGAAGAGCCGAACAAAACCAGACACCGAGTAGATTCGGATATACAAGTAGTTCGGCCGAGCAGGTACAACAACCCAACAACAACATTCTGAATAACTTGggtacaatttaattaattaaaagatgcaaatattaaaaccaattaaatagaagggctatattatacttttttgtATTGATAAatatacaaacaaatccttaaactttaaaactattcaaattaatcctaaaaattaatcgttttaaaattttttatttaaaaaacttccGACCCACCATTGTACTCCTTCGAATTACGAATCCGCTATCAAAActcgataaatattttttacaaaaaataaataatttttaaaaaaaaaatcggagGAGCTCCTCCTTCACAAGAGGAGCAGGTCGCTGCTCCTCCTCTATGGGGGAAGTGATTTTATTCGTATGATTTGGGCCACTAAATTTCCTCCACgagttcaatttttttcatttgcttGTAGTTTAGGACAGAATCTCTTTAAACGCAGTGGTTGTCTTCTTTATATGCAGGTGGAGTCTACTGCACATATTTTGCTTGATTGTGCATTTGTATGGCAAGTTTGGTCGTATGTTATGAGATATCTCTTCCAATCGATTGAGCAATAACGATTGGGTTTCGCCTTCTTCTTTAGAGAGCTTCTATGGTATATGGTCTAGTCTATGCAAAAAACGATACAGGATTCTATGAAATTCTATATGGTTCTTCGTCAATTTGTCCTTATGGAAAGTTAGAAATTAACGTGTCTTCAAGTTCAAAACTAGTCGGATAGATAGTCTTATTTTGGATAGCGTTATCAAGACGGCTCTTTTTAACAAGTCTTTTCATCCGTCTTTTCTTTATTCTAGATTGGACGTATTTagaaatttggattttttctgtatCCAAAACtgattatattagtttttttgtcTTCCACGTCTTGAAGTTGAGCTAATGTAAATATCTTGTatcaaaaaaaagaatttaaataatttgattaatctaattaatttaattaaagaaataaataaggcttaatggcaaaaaaaactcaaacctttacaacttgttgcaattatattcaaacctttaaatttttgcaataatatccaaattgcattattatgttgcaataatatccaaattgcactttttatgtgaatttttttgaattttttccattttttgggacttttactatattattatacatcaaaacataataatagcctaatatcttaattgaaaacaacaagttttggccatcaatttgactattattactacaaaaatgcaatttgaatattattgcaaaaaaaaaatgcaatttgaatattattgcaaaaattaaaaggtttggatataattgcaacaagtcggaaatgtttgggttttttttactattaggcCAATAAATAATTCAGTTAATTCAATGTTAATAAAACGGATTAGTTTTTTACGGAATCAACTGTTTGCTCACCCATTtactgttgggttttattggttcataacgcagcggaatttcaaaaatttatctaaaaacccaaaccaagatccatgtaattcgaattaaacagaacaattacttacttgtatgtcgaattcaacagcaatgtaggaaggaaggaggtggttcactttggtgatacctggcctcggatcagaaacgcctttaaaagaacgcgtcctctacgagtatccacacgaacagaccttagccaaaactagtgcttgtgtgctagcactattgcttcacaagcaatttcgaattttagtgatttagtgaataatgaatttcgtgattctcaaaccaactgcttaatgagtatttatagtgataaataacactagggtttgagacaaattcgaatttcaatctcattgcaattctacaagtttatgtttatcaaaaactcctttttgataattatccatatatattaattactatatttattatcttccaaaaaataataaattaaggaaaacacttatccttaaatttcgaattaatatatatatttattaatatatatatatattacgaattatatatatatatatataattaatcacttaatcacattgggcttgtacaacccataactgttttgggcctgttcttagtgtgcgaccctgtaggttcatataacgttggcagtaggctcgaaatccctatttcagcccacaagtcataagtggcctctagcaagacattatgactacccaagttatatgaatatcgataatccgatttaaccatttacaataatattttaatccctttgtctctcgatatccagattgaatataaggcatagttatgtcatccttataacattcaatcattagtttcttgactctaagtagactgaaaatgataacttcttatcaattagcatggccatgcatttacttcagtctatcttcttcaaggggcccatagatatcttactcaaataaatgagggacaaattccttctcagtcactcacatttctcacatagttactttcatatccaatgacaatctattccattatcctgttaaagataatgtaagactgtatcaaaatatgaaatagctatgtagaaatccatgatgatttcaaggtcaaaggattatact
This region of Mercurialis annua linkage group LG1-X, ddMerAnnu1.2, whole genome shotgun sequence genomic DNA includes:
- the LOC126665226 gene encoding uncharacterized protein LOC126665226, giving the protein MARCQTSEVMRNIMSDQASVQRHILNNFHCLSKAMENLGKLFPEQSVAEQSNRRAEQNQTPSRFGYTSSSAEQVESTAHILLDCAFVWQVWSYVMRYLFQSIEQ